In Streptomyces sp. SLBN-118, the following are encoded in one genomic region:
- a CDS encoding DinB family protein, with protein sequence MVTHVPAEAQGDERGALLSFVEAQRGAIRRSVLGLTEEQAASRPSASELSLSGLLKHVAETELGWLRMAQQRPNERQRTEETWGDSFRLVGDETVPEMLAFWDEVAKETEAFVHSVPSLNDTFPLPPAPWFPKDAAVSVRWLLLHLVEEIGRHAGHADIIRESLDGKGAFDLVALESGQSWG encoded by the coding sequence ATGGTCACTCACGTTCCCGCAGAGGCTCAGGGCGACGAGCGCGGCGCGCTGCTCTCCTTCGTCGAGGCGCAGCGCGGCGCGATCCGCCGTTCGGTACTCGGGCTGACCGAGGAACAGGCCGCGAGCCGGCCCAGCGCCAGCGAGCTCTCGCTCTCCGGGCTGCTCAAGCATGTTGCGGAGACGGAGCTGGGCTGGCTGCGGATGGCGCAGCAGCGGCCGAACGAGCGGCAGCGCACCGAGGAGACCTGGGGGGACAGCTTCCGTCTGGTGGGCGACGAGACCGTCCCGGAGATGCTGGCCTTCTGGGACGAGGTGGCCAAGGAGACGGAGGCGTTCGTCCACTCCGTGCCCAGCCTGAACGACACCTTCCCGCTGCCTCCCGCGCCCTGGTTCCCCAAGGACGCCGCGGTGTCCGTGCGCTGGCTGCTGCTGCACCTGGTCGAGGAGATCGGCCGGCACGCCGGGCACGCCGACATCATCCGCGAATCGCTGGACGGCAAGGGTGCGTTCGACCTGGTGGCGCTGGAAAGCGGTCAGAGCTGGGGCTGA
- a CDS encoding DUF397 domain-containing protein, with protein sequence MPNVYNGMAATELHGVVWQKSRHSNSQGSCVEFAKLPGGDVAMRNSRHPDGPALVYTPAEIEALLLGVKDGEFDHLV encoded by the coding sequence GTGCCCAACGTGTACAACGGCATGGCGGCGACGGAGCTGCACGGTGTCGTCTGGCAGAAGAGCAGGCACAGCAACTCCCAGGGCTCGTGCGTGGAGTTCGCCAAGCTGCCGGGCGGGGACGTGGCGATGCGCAACTCACGGCACCCGGACGGCCCCGCACTCGTATATACGCCGGCGGAGATAGAAGCGTTGCTTCTGGGCGTCAAGGACGGGGAATTCGATCACCTGGTCTAG
- a CDS encoding glutamate decarboxylase, with amino-acid sequence MPLHKGACVPPDQGAAGQAGERRLSVNPFYSADPVGGMTAAPPTHRLSDGPLPPTTAYQLVHDELMLDGNARLNLATFVTTWMEPQAGVLMAECRDKNMIDKDEYPRTAELERRCVAMIADLWNAPDPAGAVGCSTTGSSEACMLAGMALKRRWARRNADRYPSAARPNLVTGANVQVCWEKFCNFWEVEARLVPMEGDRFHLDPQAAADLCDENTIGVVSVLGSTFDGSYEPVAEVCAALDALQERTGLDIPVHVDGASGGMVAPFIDEDLVWDFRLPRVKSINTSGHKYGLVYPGVGWALWRSHEDLPEELVFRVNYLGGDMPTFALNFSRPGAQVVAQYYTFLRLGREGYKAVQQTSRDIACTLADRMEALEEFQLLTRGDQLPVFAVTTAPDVKNFDVFDVSRRLRERGWLVPAYSFPPNREDLSVLRLVIRNGFSADLGELLLDDLNQLLPELRRQPHPLTKDTAAASAFHH; translated from the coding sequence ATGCCACTCCACAAGGGCGCCTGCGTCCCTCCGGACCAGGGCGCCGCCGGGCAGGCGGGGGAGCGCAGGCTCTCGGTCAACCCCTTCTACTCCGCCGACCCGGTCGGCGGAATGACCGCGGCTCCCCCCACGCACCGGCTTTCGGACGGGCCGCTTCCGCCCACGACGGCATACCAGCTGGTGCATGACGAGCTGATGCTCGATGGCAACGCACGGCTCAACCTCGCCACCTTCGTCACCACCTGGATGGAGCCGCAGGCCGGGGTGCTGATGGCGGAGTGCCGGGACAAGAACATGATCGACAAGGACGAGTACCCGCGCACCGCCGAGCTGGAGCGGCGCTGTGTGGCCATGATCGCCGACCTGTGGAATGCCCCGGACCCGGCCGGCGCGGTCGGCTGCTCGACCACCGGCTCAAGCGAGGCCTGCATGCTCGCCGGGATGGCGCTCAAGCGCCGCTGGGCGCGGCGCAACGCGGACCGTTATCCCTCCGCCGCCCGGCCGAACCTGGTGACGGGCGCCAACGTCCAGGTCTGCTGGGAGAAGTTCTGCAATTTCTGGGAGGTCGAGGCGCGTCTCGTGCCGATGGAGGGCGACCGCTTCCATCTCGATCCGCAGGCGGCGGCCGATCTCTGCGACGAGAACACCATCGGCGTGGTGAGCGTGCTGGGCTCGACCTTCGACGGGTCGTACGAGCCCGTCGCCGAGGTCTGTGCCGCGCTGGACGCCCTGCAGGAGCGTACGGGCCTGGACATCCCCGTCCATGTCGACGGGGCGTCCGGCGGGATGGTGGCGCCGTTCATCGACGAGGATCTGGTCTGGGACTTCCGGCTGCCCCGGGTCAAGTCGATCAACACGTCCGGGCACAAGTACGGCCTGGTCTATCCGGGGGTCGGCTGGGCGCTGTGGCGTTCGCACGAGGACCTGCCGGAGGAGCTGGTCTTCCGGGTCAACTATCTGGGCGGCGACATGCCGACGTTCGCCCTCAACTTCTCGCGGCCCGGCGCGCAGGTCGTCGCGCAGTACTACACGTTCCTGCGCCTCGGCCGGGAGGGCTACAAGGCGGTTCAGCAGACCTCCCGTGACATCGCCTGCACGCTCGCTGACCGGATGGAGGCGCTGGAGGAGTTCCAACTCCTCACGCGAGGCGACCAGTTGCCCGTCTTCGCGGTCACCACAGCGCCGGACGTGAAGAACTTCGACGTCTTCGACGTCTCGCGGCGGCTGCGCGAACGCGGCTGGCTGGTCCCCGCGTACTCCTTCCCGCCCAACCGCGAGGACCTCTCCGTGCTGCGGCTGGTGATCCGCAACGGCTTCTCGGCCGACCTCGGCGAGCTGCTGCTGGACGATCTGAACCAGCTGCTGCCGGAACTGCGCCGCCAGCCGCACCCGTTGACCAAGGACACGGCAGCGGCGTCCGCGTTCCACCACTGA
- a CDS encoding ATP-binding protein: MGMNGSTMLEPLRQGLPPIDPAAVSSSASCALPARFEAVRGARKFTRTTLGQWELSDRFDDVALVVSELVTNALRHALPGETYRETQEPAVRLHLMRWTTRLVCAVRDPSQDSPGAAGESGDASFPDPSGAAESGRGLFLVDSFSDSWGWHPLAGSLHGKVVWALFRLG; this comes from the coding sequence ATGGGGATGAATGGATCGACCATGCTCGAGCCGTTAAGGCAGGGGCTTCCGCCTATCGATCCCGCGGCGGTCTCCAGCTCGGCCTCGTGCGCCCTGCCAGCCCGCTTCGAAGCGGTGCGTGGAGCGCGGAAGTTCACCCGGACCACTCTCGGCCAGTGGGAACTGAGCGACCGTTTCGACGATGTCGCCCTGGTCGTGTCCGAACTCGTGACCAACGCACTGCGGCATGCACTGCCGGGGGAGACGTACAGGGAGACCCAGGAACCGGCTGTACGGCTGCACTTGATGCGCTGGACGACCCGGCTGGTGTGCGCGGTGCGCGACCCCAGCCAGGACAGCCCGGGGGCGGCCGGCGAGAGCGGCGACGCCTCCTTCCCGGATCCCAGTGGCGCGGCCGAGTCCGGCCGGGGCCTTTTCCTCGTGGACTCCTTCAGTGACAGCTGGGGCTGGCACCCGCTGGCCGGATCGCTGCACGGCAAGGTGGTCTGGGCGCTGTTCCGGCTCGGCTAG
- a CDS encoding aldehyde dehydrogenase family protein, whose product MSFFTELAHQYIDGEWRPGSGSWDIIDFNPYDGEKLASIPVATAAEVDQAYRAAERAQEAWAATNPYARRLVFERALRIIEDREQEITETIIAELGGTHLKAAFELHLAKEFLREAMQLSLRPEGRILPSPVDGKENRVYRLPVGVVGVISPFNFPFLLSIKSVAPALALGNAVVLKPHQNTPICGGSLVAKVFEDAGLPAGLLNVVITDIAEIGDALLEHPVPKAISFTGSDRVGRHVATVCAASFKRAILELGGNSALIVLEDADIDYAVDAAVFSRYVHQGQVCMAANRVLVDRKVEKEFTEKFVAKVKSLKVGDPKDPGTHIGPLINSTQADAVTALVDQTVEAGATALLHGSSEGNLVRPSVLTGLDADSPVLQQEIFGPVALIVPFDGEDEAVRIANDTPYGLSGAVHTADIERGVRIARRINTGMIHINDSTVHDEPIVPFGGEKHSGSGRLNGESMIEAFTTQKWISVQHGRSHFPF is encoded by the coding sequence ATGTCCTTCTTCACCGAGCTGGCCCACCAGTACATCGATGGCGAGTGGAGGCCGGGAAGCGGCTCCTGGGACATCATCGATTTCAACCCGTACGACGGCGAGAAGCTGGCCTCGATCCCCGTTGCCACCGCCGCCGAGGTGGACCAGGCCTACCGCGCCGCCGAGCGGGCGCAGGAAGCCTGGGCCGCGACCAATCCGTACGCCCGCCGCCTGGTCTTCGAGCGTGCCCTGCGCATCATCGAGGACCGCGAGCAGGAGATCACCGAGACGATCATCGCGGAGCTCGGCGGCACGCATCTGAAGGCGGCCTTCGAACTCCACCTCGCCAAGGAGTTCCTGCGCGAGGCGATGCAGCTCTCGCTGCGGCCCGAGGGCCGCATCCTGCCCTCGCCGGTCGACGGCAAGGAGAACCGCGTCTACCGGCTGCCGGTCGGCGTCGTGGGCGTGATCAGCCCCTTCAACTTCCCCTTCCTGCTGTCCATCAAGTCGGTGGCCCCCGCGCTGGCGCTGGGCAATGCCGTCGTCCTCAAGCCGCACCAGAACACCCCGATCTGCGGCGGGTCCCTGGTCGCCAAGGTCTTCGAGGACGCGGGCCTGCCCGCCGGGCTGCTCAATGTCGTCATCACCGACATAGCGGAGATCGGCGACGCGCTGCTGGAGCACCCCGTACCGAAGGCGATCTCCTTCACCGGCTCAGACAGGGTGGGGCGACATGTCGCCACGGTCTGCGCCGCCAGCTTCAAGCGTGCCATCCTCGAACTGGGCGGCAACAGCGCGCTGATCGTGCTGGAGGACGCGGACATCGACTACGCGGTGGACGCTGCGGTCTTCAGCCGTTACGTGCACCAGGGCCAGGTCTGCATGGCCGCGAACCGTGTCCTGGTGGACCGGAAGGTGGAGAAGGAGTTCACCGAGAAGTTCGTCGCCAAGGTCAAGAGCCTCAAGGTCGGCGACCCCAAGGACCCCGGCACCCACATCGGCCCGCTGATCAACTCCACGCAGGCGGACGCGGTCACGGCGCTGGTCGACCAGACCGTCGAGGCCGGGGCGACCGCTCTGCTGCACGGCAGCTCCGAGGGCAATCTGGTGCGCCCGTCGGTGCTGACCGGGCTCGATGCCGACTCGCCGGTCCTGCAGCAGGAGATCTTCGGCCCGGTGGCTCTGATCGTGCCGTTCGACGGGGAGGACGAGGCGGTCAGGATCGCCAACGACACTCCGTACGGCCTGAGCGGCGCGGTGCACACCGCTGACATCGAGCGCGGTGTACGGATCGCCCGGCGCATCAACACGGGGATGATCCACATCAACGACAGCACGGTCCACGACGAGCCGATCGTGCCCTTCGGCGGCGAGAAGCACTCGGGCAGCGGCCGGCTGAACGGCGAGTCGATGATCGAGGCCTTCACCACCCAGAAGTGGATCTCGGTGCAGCACGGGCGCTCGCACTTCCCGTTCTGA
- a CDS encoding PadR family transcriptional regulator — protein sequence MSAIRLLVLGAVRQHGRAHGYQVRNDLEYWGAHEWSNAKPGSIYHALKQMAKQGLLHAHETAPSTAGGPPRTEYEMTEKGTEEFFKLLRTSLTAFDERMDVLSAGIGFIVDLEREEAVALLKERVRGLEEWRSSVTEYYTPEAGPESIGHIGEIMNMWVGSADFGAQWTRGLIRRIEDGAYVFAGEGEPFTGVLADGEENPYATGERHPHDDR from the coding sequence ATGTCAGCGATCCGGCTGCTGGTCCTCGGGGCCGTACGTCAGCACGGGCGGGCGCACGGCTACCAGGTCCGCAACGATCTGGAGTACTGGGGCGCGCACGAGTGGTCCAACGCCAAGCCGGGCTCGATCTATCACGCGCTGAAGCAGATGGCGAAGCAAGGGCTGCTGCACGCCCATGAGACCGCGCCGTCCACGGCGGGCGGGCCGCCGCGCACCGAGTACGAGATGACCGAGAAGGGCACGGAGGAGTTCTTCAAGCTGCTGCGGACGTCACTTACGGCCTTCGACGAGAGGATGGACGTGCTCTCTGCGGGGATCGGCTTCATCGTCGACCTCGAGCGGGAGGAGGCCGTGGCCCTGCTGAAGGAGCGGGTACGCGGCCTGGAGGAGTGGCGGTCCTCGGTGACCGAGTACTACACGCCGGAGGCGGGGCCCGAGTCGATCGGGCACATCGGCGAGATCATGAACATGTGGGTGGGCTCGGCGGACTTCGGCGCACAGTGGACGCGGGGGCTGATCCGGCGGATCGAGGACGGGGCGTACGTGTTCGCGGGCGAGGGGGAGCCTTTCACCGGGGTGCTCGCGGACGGCGAGGAGAATCCGTACGCGACGGGCGAACGGCATCCCCACGACGACCGCTGA
- a CDS encoding helix-turn-helix transcriptional regulator: protein MTAGESSGSVVRRILLGSQLRRLRETRGITREAAGYSIRASESKISRMELGRVSFKARDVEDLLTLYGVTDEAERGSLLGLAKEANVAGWWHSFGDVLPGWFQTYVGLEGAASLIRIYEVQFVHGLLQTESYAHAVVSRGIPGAPTAEIDRRVALRLERQKVLVSERAPRFHAVLDEAALRRPYGDRSVMQGQLRHLIEISEQSNITLQVMPFSFGGHAGESGSFTMLRFPESDLSDIVYLEQLTSALYLDKREEVAQYERVMRRLQEDSPDPAETRDLLRGLLQLT from the coding sequence GTGACCGCAGGCGAATCGAGCGGTTCGGTGGTACGGCGCATCCTGTTGGGCTCGCAGCTGCGGCGGCTGCGCGAAACACGCGGCATCACCCGAGAGGCGGCCGGGTACTCGATCCGGGCGTCCGAATCCAAGATCAGCCGCATGGAGTTGGGACGGGTGAGCTTCAAGGCGAGGGACGTCGAGGACCTGCTGACCCTCTACGGAGTCACGGACGAAGCGGAGCGCGGGTCCCTCCTGGGTCTCGCCAAGGAAGCCAATGTGGCCGGCTGGTGGCACAGCTTCGGCGATGTACTGCCGGGCTGGTTCCAGACATACGTCGGTCTGGAAGGCGCCGCCTCGCTCATCCGTATCTATGAAGTGCAGTTCGTGCACGGCCTGCTGCAGACCGAGTCGTACGCCCATGCCGTCGTCTCCCGCGGTATCCCCGGCGCCCCCACGGCCGAGATCGACCGCCGTGTCGCCCTCCGCCTCGAACGCCAGAAGGTTCTGGTCTCCGAGCGTGCCCCCCGCTTCCATGCCGTCCTCGACGAGGCGGCGCTGCGCCGCCCCTACGGCGACCGCTCAGTGATGCAGGGCCAGTTGAGGCATCTGATCGAGATCTCCGAGCAGTCCAACATCACGCTTCAGGTGATGCCCTTCAGCTTCGGCGGACACGCGGGCGAGAGCGGCTCGTTCACGATGCTGCGCTTCCCCGAGTCGGACCTCTCCGACATCGTCTATCTGGAGCAGTTGACCAGCGCCCTGTATCTCGACAAGCGCGAGGAAGTGGCGCAGTACGAACGGGTGATGAGGCGTCTGCAGGAGGACAGCCCGGATCCGGCCGAGACCCGGGATCTTCTTCGAGGGCTCCTTCAACTCACCTGA